A window of the Radiobacillus deserti genome harbors these coding sequences:
- a CDS encoding thiamine diphosphokinase: MEPVIGIVAGGPRSHLPSLKQYDSTVTIWIGVDRGALYLLEEGIHPQIAIGDFDSVSDEERNRIMSHVSDYLAYPIEKDETDLELAVEKAVSLQPGAILFFGVTGGRLDHSLANVQLLMTLWKRNIFSKMIDIGNILEIQGPGTHVIMKDEHHPNISFIPFTEQVVGITLEGFYYKLTNRTITWGSTLCISNKLISEKGTFSFKEGILIVIKSRDVL; this comes from the coding sequence ATGGAACCAGTAATTGGAATCGTGGCAGGTGGTCCAAGGAGCCACCTACCTTCTTTAAAACAATATGATTCAACTGTTACTATTTGGATTGGTGTCGATAGAGGAGCGTTATATTTATTGGAGGAAGGAATCCATCCACAGATCGCAATTGGAGATTTTGATTCGGTATCAGATGAAGAACGGAATAGGATAATGTCACACGTATCTGATTATCTTGCATATCCTATAGAAAAGGATGAAACTGACTTAGAGTTAGCTGTAGAGAAAGCCGTCTCCCTTCAACCAGGTGCTATTTTGTTCTTCGGGGTTACGGGAGGGAGATTGGATCATAGTTTAGCAAATGTTCAATTGCTTATGACATTATGGAAACGTAATATTTTTTCTAAAATGATTGATATTGGGAATATCCTAGAAATCCAAGGACCTGGTACTCATGTGATAATGAAAGATGAACATCATCCTAATATTTCATTTATTCCGTTTACCGAACAAGTTGTAGGCATAACTTTGGAAGGTTTCTACTATAAATTAACTAATAGAACTATTACTTGGGGATCTACGTTGTGTATTTCAAACAAGCTTATTTCAGAAAAAGGTACTTTTTCTTTTAAGGAAGGCATACTAATAGTAATAAAGAGTAGAGATGTCCTTTAA
- the rsmB gene encoding 16S rRNA (cytosine(967)-C(5))-methyltransferase RsmB, translated as MAQQKLREAALDLVVRIGEHGGYSHLLIDQAIKKNQFDRRDEALLTEMVYGTIQRKLTLDYYLSHFIDEKKKLQPWVKWLLLLSMYQMIYLDKVPDHAILNEAVDISKKRGHKGISSLVNAVLRNIQRKGLSDIETIEEPARKLSVLTSHPEWLVQRWLSFYGEEITEKMCQANLTHKPMNVRIQPLKITREEAMDSLKLEGLEVEASLFSSQGIIVRSGNVLRTKLFQENLLSVQDQSSMLVGEMLEVEPTMMVLDACSAPGGKTTHIAEKMQNNGAIHAYDLHAKKAKLVTTRAAELELSIIQAKQADSRNLQDFHENESFDRILLDAPCSGLGVLRGKPDIKYHKREEDVHTLATIQFELLESVSPLLKKDGKLLYSTCTVDKEENEQNIERFLQQHPEFEMDSTFTSQLPKELQESAAGLSAYGLQLFPYEYDTDGFFLTRLIRTK; from the coding sequence ATCGGAGAACATGGTGGCTATAGCCATTTGCTCATCGATCAAGCAATAAAAAAGAATCAATTTGATAGAAGAGATGAAGCATTGCTCACCGAAATGGTCTATGGCACGATTCAAAGAAAATTAACGCTTGACTACTATCTTTCCCACTTTATAGATGAGAAGAAAAAGCTACAGCCTTGGGTTAAATGGCTTTTATTATTGTCCATGTACCAAATGATCTACTTAGACAAAGTTCCTGACCATGCCATTTTAAACGAGGCCGTTGATATTTCGAAGAAGCGGGGCCACAAAGGAATCTCTTCGTTAGTAAATGCGGTTCTTCGTAATATTCAAAGAAAAGGTCTTTCTGATATCGAAACCATTGAAGAGCCGGCTAGGAAATTAAGTGTACTTACAAGCCATCCAGAGTGGCTCGTTCAAAGGTGGCTGTCGTTTTATGGGGAAGAAATAACAGAAAAGATGTGCCAAGCTAATTTAACGCACAAACCGATGAATGTAAGAATTCAACCATTAAAAATTACGCGTGAAGAAGCTATGGATTCCTTGAAACTAGAAGGGTTGGAAGTGGAAGCTTCTCTGTTTTCATCTCAAGGAATTATTGTACGATCTGGAAATGTCCTTCGAACGAAGCTATTTCAAGAAAATCTTTTGTCGGTTCAAGATCAAAGCTCCATGCTTGTTGGGGAAATGCTAGAAGTCGAACCGACTATGATGGTATTGGATGCTTGTAGTGCACCTGGAGGAAAAACGACCCATATTGCGGAGAAAATGCAAAATAATGGAGCTATTCATGCGTACGATTTACATGCAAAGAAAGCCAAGCTTGTCACGACCCGTGCCGCCGAACTAGAATTATCAATTATTCAGGCTAAACAGGCAGATTCGCGAAATTTACAGGATTTTCATGAGAACGAAAGCTTTGATCGTATATTGCTAGATGCTCCATGCTCCGGTCTAGGAGTGTTAAGAGGAAAACCTGATATTAAGTATCACAAGCGAGAAGAGGATGTTCATACACTAGCAACCATCCAATTTGAATTGTTGGAAAGTGTGTCCCCATTATTAAAGAAAGATGGTAAACTATTATATAGCACGTGTACGGTAGATAAAGAGGAGAATGAACAAAACATCGAACGGTTCTTACAACAACATCCAGAATTTGAAATGGACTCTACCTTCACCTCGCAATTACCAAAGGAGTTGCAGGAATCTGCTGCTGGATTATCAGCGTATGGGCTTCAACTATTTCCTTATGAATATGATACAGATGGGTTCTTTTTAACAAGGCTCATACGAACGAAATAA
- a CDS encoding Stp1/IreP family PP2C-type Ser/Thr phosphatase — MNGIFSTDKGQVRNHNEDSGGLFYNKSNQLLAVIADGMGGHKAGDVASQMATQGLRDKWEQHAAIPSPDEAETWLRTSITDINEKVYLYSQENEECKGMGTTIVAAICTDEFVTVAHIGDSRCYLANKQGFKQITEDHSLVNELVRSGQITKDDAEHHPRKNVLLKALGTEQTVGMDVQSIGWDKNNKLLLCSDGLSNKIEENELQVFLEEEVSLQEMAEKLVNLANERGGEDNISLVLVAYDGTAEEGDA; from the coding sequence ATGAACGGTATTTTTTCTACGGATAAAGGGCAAGTGCGAAACCATAATGAGGATTCAGGTGGATTATTTTATAATAAGTCCAATCAATTGCTAGCAGTTATAGCAGATGGGATGGGTGGTCATAAAGCTGGAGATGTTGCCAGTCAAATGGCAACCCAGGGACTGCGTGATAAGTGGGAACAACATGCTGCTATTCCTTCACCTGATGAAGCAGAAACATGGCTTCGAACGTCCATAACGGACATAAATGAAAAGGTGTACCTCTATTCACAAGAAAATGAAGAATGTAAAGGGATGGGGACCACGATTGTTGCGGCCATTTGCACGGATGAATTTGTGACAGTTGCTCATATCGGGGACAGCCGTTGCTATTTAGCTAATAAGCAAGGCTTTAAACAAATAACGGAAGACCATTCTTTAGTAAATGAACTTGTTCGTTCAGGTCAAATAACCAAAGATGATGCTGAACATCATCCCCGAAAAAATGTTTTATTAAAAGCGCTTGGTACGGAGCAAACTGTAGGAATGGATGTTCAATCCATTGGCTGGGATAAGAATAATAAGCTTTTGCTATGTTCAGACGGTCTTTCCAATAAAATTGAAGAGAACGAATTACAAGTTTTTTTAGAAGAGGAAGTTTCCCTTCAAGAAATGGCCGAGAAACTAGTGAACCTAGCAAATGAGCGAGGCGGCGAAGATAATATTTCATTAGTATTAGTAGCGTATGACGGCACTGCGGAAGAAGGTGACGCCTAG
- the rsgA gene encoding ribosome small subunit-dependent GTPase A translates to MAEGRIIKALSGFYYVQSNNRIFQCRGRGVFRKNKVTPLVGDMVDFDESNPGEGYIQNVHPRKNELIRPPIANIDQAVIVTSASQPDFSTLLLDRFLVLIESKHIQPIIFVSKMDLVSDEEKSKILQCKEEYEKIGYTFKLMTTKEPELMREIVPYFKDKITVIAGQSGVGKSSMLNTINPLFNLETKEISESLGRGKHTTRHVELLEVSGGLVADTPGFSSLEFNELELEDLPSCFPEMQERSDACKFRGCIHNKEPKCAVKQAVEAGDIPTYRYEHYLSFIDEIQSRKPRY, encoded by the coding sequence ATGGCAGAAGGTAGAATTATAAAAGCGTTAAGTGGCTTTTATTACGTACAATCCAATAATCGAATATTCCAATGTCGGGGCAGAGGTGTTTTCCGTAAAAATAAGGTAACCCCTTTAGTTGGAGATATGGTGGATTTCGATGAGAGTAATCCAGGTGAGGGATATATTCAAAATGTTCATCCGCGAAAAAATGAGCTTATTCGTCCTCCAATTGCGAATATCGATCAAGCGGTTATTGTTACTTCTGCCTCTCAGCCCGACTTTAGTACGCTACTTTTAGACCGGTTTTTAGTATTAATTGAATCCAAGCATATTCAGCCTATCATTTTTGTTTCTAAAATGGATTTAGTTTCAGATGAGGAAAAATCTAAAATTCTCCAATGTAAAGAAGAATATGAAAAGATAGGTTATACGTTCAAGCTCATGACAACGAAGGAACCAGAGTTAATGAGGGAAATTGTCCCGTACTTTAAGGATAAAATTACCGTTATTGCTGGTCAATCAGGTGTGGGGAAATCATCCATGTTAAACACGATTAACCCGTTGTTTAATTTAGAAACAAAAGAAATCTCTGAGAGTCTTGGCCGAGGTAAACATACGACAAGACATGTGGAATTATTAGAAGTGAGTGGTGGACTTGTAGCAGATACTCCTGGTTTTAGTTCACTAGAGTTTAATGAATTAGAATTAGAGGACCTTCCTAGTTGTTTTCCTGAGATGCAAGAGAGAAGCGATGCCTGTAAGTTCAGAGGCTGCATACATAACAAAGAACCAAAATGCGCAGTGAAACAGGCAGTAGAGGCTGGGGATATTCCTACTTATCGCTACGAGCACTACCTATCATTTATTGACGAAATCCAATCGAGAAAGCCGAGGTATTAA
- the pknB gene encoding Stk1 family PASTA domain-containing Ser/Thr kinase: MLTGRTLNDRYKIQEAIGGGGMANVYLARDLILDRDVAIKVLRLEYANDDEFIARFHREAQAATSLSHPNIVNIYDVGEEDGIYFMAMEYVDGMTLKKYIQTYGPVDVEESIDIMKQLTSAMAHAHANDIVHRDIKPQNILIDQYGQVKVTDFGIAVALSATSLTQTNSVLGSVHYLSPEQARGGMATKKSDVYSLGIVFFELLTGRLPFSGQTAVSIALKHLQTETPSIRRWLPEVPQSVENIVLKSTSKDPFLRYENVYDMEMDLETALEPDRIHEPKFSPPIDSGEETKAIPIIRDNNFRNKSKQDTLIHDTKNHTLHSNGAEEKPKNTRKKKRKKVIIWISSILVVLLGAFIAALFILPTLFQPEDVKIPDVAGKKYEEAQDQLKQLNLEVSEEEMYSDEVPEGYVVKTDPKAGMQVKEGSNITVFTSQGQEKVEFEDYVGRDSSQVENLLTQLGYKEVILYEKFSDEPEGQIITQIQPQPGTEVVPEDTNVIFEVSKGPELVTLQSLKGMSEAEATSYLSNQGLSVDVSEENHDSVSKGNVISQSPSAGEEVEKGSVVEIVISKGPKELPPINHTVSVTVPYTGDKGNDKDNGKKEKQTVNIYVGDMNNDITQLYNQRTITKNETIEIKLTIPPNGSAQYKVMREDEVVVDKTVSYKDVKG; this comes from the coding sequence GTGCTAACTGGTAGGACACTGAACGATCGTTACAAGATCCAAGAAGCAATTGGCGGAGGTGGAATGGCCAACGTTTACCTGGCGCGAGACCTCATTCTGGATCGGGATGTAGCGATTAAAGTACTTCGATTAGAATATGCCAATGACGATGAGTTTATTGCTCGTTTTCATAGAGAAGCTCAAGCAGCCACAAGTCTTTCGCATCCGAATATCGTAAACATATATGATGTGGGTGAAGAAGACGGGATTTACTTCATGGCAATGGAATATGTTGATGGAATGACCCTTAAGAAGTATATTCAAACCTACGGTCCTGTTGATGTGGAAGAATCTATTGATATTATGAAACAATTGACATCCGCAATGGCTCATGCCCACGCAAATGATATTGTTCACCGAGATATAAAGCCACAAAATATCCTAATTGATCAATACGGTCAAGTGAAGGTTACGGATTTTGGAATTGCGGTCGCTTTGTCGGCTACATCATTAACACAAACCAATTCCGTACTAGGCTCGGTCCACTATTTATCGCCAGAGCAAGCAAGAGGTGGAATGGCAACGAAGAAGTCTGATGTGTATTCATTAGGAATTGTGTTTTTCGAACTATTAACCGGTCGACTCCCGTTTTCTGGACAAACAGCTGTATCTATTGCGTTGAAGCACCTACAAACAGAGACTCCTTCTATTAGAAGATGGCTACCTGAGGTTCCACAAAGTGTGGAAAATATCGTATTGAAATCTACATCTAAGGATCCATTCCTTCGGTACGAAAATGTTTATGATATGGAAATGGATTTAGAAACGGCATTAGAGCCTGACCGGATTCATGAACCGAAATTTTCACCCCCTATCGATTCAGGGGAGGAGACAAAAGCTATACCAATTATCCGAGATAACAATTTTCGAAATAAATCAAAACAAGATACACTCATTCACGATACAAAAAATCATACCTTACATAGCAATGGAGCAGAAGAGAAACCAAAAAACACCCGAAAGAAAAAACGGAAAAAAGTAATTATTTGGATATCTTCCATCCTTGTTGTTCTGTTAGGTGCGTTTATTGCTGCTCTATTTATCCTACCGACTTTATTTCAGCCTGAAGATGTAAAAATTCCTGACGTTGCTGGAAAGAAATATGAAGAAGCACAAGATCAGTTGAAGCAACTGAATCTAGAAGTTTCCGAAGAAGAAATGTATTCGGATGAAGTGCCAGAGGGATATGTTGTAAAAACCGATCCTAAAGCAGGGATGCAAGTAAAAGAAGGTTCAAACATTACTGTTTTTACTAGTCAGGGACAAGAAAAAGTAGAATTTGAAGATTATGTTGGCAGGGATTCGAGCCAAGTGGAAAACTTACTTACACAGCTAGGCTATAAAGAAGTTATTCTTTATGAAAAGTTTTCAGATGAACCTGAAGGACAAATAATAACACAGATTCAACCGCAACCGGGAACAGAAGTTGTACCAGAAGATACTAATGTCATTTTTGAAGTAAGTAAAGGACCAGAATTAGTAACATTACAAAGTCTAAAAGGCATGTCTGAAGCAGAGGCTACATCCTATTTATCCAATCAAGGTTTATCTGTAGATGTTTCAGAGGAAAATCATGACTCGGTTTCGAAGGGAAATGTTATTAGTCAAAGTCCTAGTGCTGGAGAAGAGGTAGAAAAGGGCTCTGTTGTGGAAATCGTCATTTCCAAGGGACCAAAAGAGCTTCCACCAATAAACCATACGGTAAGTGTGACGGTTCCTTATACAGGAGACAAGGGGAATGACAAAGATAATGGTAAAAAAGAAAAGCAAACAGTAAATATCTATGTTGGGGATATGAATAATGACATAACGCAACTGTATAACCAACGGACCATTACAAAGAATGAAACGATTGAGATTAAGTTAACTATACCGCCAAACGGTTCTGCACAATATAAGGTAATGCGGGAAGATGAAGTGGTTGTGGATAAGACTGTATCCTATAAAGACGTGAAAGGGTGA
- the spoVM gene encoding stage V sporulation protein SpoVM: MKFYTFKLPRFIGGFVRAIIGTFKKD, translated from the coding sequence ATGAAATTTTATACCTTTAAACTCCCGAGGTTCATTGGTGGCTTTGTGCGTGCAATCATTGGAACATTCAAAAAAGACTAA
- the rpe gene encoding ribulose-phosphate 3-epimerase, with product MVKIAPSILSADFSILKEEIQDVEKGGADYIHVDAMDGHFVPNLTIGPLIVDAIRPTTKLPLDVHLMIQNPDPYIPDFAKAGADIISVHQEACPHLHRTIHLIKDQGVKAGVVINPGTSVDAIKPILSDVDLVLLMTVNPGFGGQSFISSVLPKMKEVAQLRELLDVHYEIEVDGGVNATTAKLCMEAGADVLVAGSAIFGQTDRQQAIQSIRSK from the coding sequence ATGGTGAAAATTGCACCTTCCATTTTGTCCGCCGATTTTTCTATCTTAAAAGAGGAGATTCAAGATGTAGAAAAAGGTGGAGCTGATTATATCCATGTGGATGCAATGGATGGACACTTTGTTCCTAACCTAACTATTGGTCCGCTTATCGTGGATGCGATACGACCAACTACGAAGCTACCACTGGATGTCCATCTTATGATTCAAAATCCTGACCCGTATATTCCAGACTTTGCAAAGGCTGGAGCAGATATTATTTCCGTACACCAAGAGGCGTGTCCACACTTACATCGAACGATTCACCTAATTAAGGATCAAGGTGTAAAAGCCGGAGTAGTCATTAATCCTGGTACTTCAGTTGATGCAATTAAGCCGATTCTTTCAGATGTGGATTTAGTTTTATTAATGACTGTCAATCCGGGATTTGGTGGCCAGTCCTTTATCTCTAGTGTTTTGCCTAAGATGAAAGAAGTCGCTCAATTAAGAGAACTGCTGGATGTGCATTACGAAATAGAAGTGGATGGTGGAGTGAATGCGACGACTGCTAAGCTTTGTATGGAAGCTGGTGCAGACGTTTTAGTTGCAGGTAGTGCAATATTTGGACAGACAGACAGACAGCAAGCCATTCAGTCAATTCGTAGTAAGTAA